Within Anaerolineae bacterium, the genomic segment TTTACTTAAACAAACCTCCTTTCATTAGGGATAAGGTACCGATATAAACCGTAAAACAAAGGCGGGGTGAGGCCTTACGCCTGAAACATTACGTTTGTGGGCCATAGCCAAACGTTTCGGATTACCCGGCCTATTTTGCTCTATAACCTAATGCCTCCGAGATTTTCCGCCCTGTAGCCATAACTTTAGGGCCAAATTCATCAACCAATTTTTGGTAAGACACGCGATGGACCGGGGCCGAAATATTAACCGCCGCCACTACCTGTCCATCATGCTGGCGAATGGGCGCGGACACGTCGCGCAGCTCCGGGATCATTTCGCCGTCGCTATCAGAAAAGCCGCGTTCCCGGATGAGGGCCAGGTTTTCTTTTAAAGCTTCCGGGGCAAGCAAGGTGTGTTCGGTGTAGCGTTCCCAGGTGGAAGCGGCCAAGATGGTTTCCAGTTGTTCCGGGGGTAAAAAGGCCAACATTGCTTTGCCGGTAGAAGTGCAATAAGCCGGCAAGCGCGAACCGACCGGGCGGTAAACGTTGACCAGGTGTTTGCTGCCCACCCGGTCAATAATAATCACCTCATGATTATCTAAAACGGCCATGTTGACCGTTTCCTGGACCTCGTCAACCAATTGGCGCAGAAACGGCGCGGCCACTTGCCTGACTTCCAAGCTGTTGAGCACCACAAAACCTAAGCGCAATACTTCCAGGCCGGGGCGATATAATTTTGTTTGTTGGTCGCGTTCCAGGTACCCCAGGGCTTCCAGGGTGGAGAGCAAACGCAGGGTAGTGGTTTTATTGAGTTGCAGGCGATGAGACACATCGGTCAGGCTGAGCGCCGGCTTCTCTTCGGAAAATTCCGAGAGTACCGCCAGGCCTCGCGCCAGACTTTCGATGTGATAGCTTGGGTGTAATGAAGATGCCTGCATTGCCCTTCCAATTGGCTCTATTCGGATTTCACTCAAGGAAAATGAGTTTCTAGGGGTGAAACACATTATAGCGCAACAGCAGGATATGTCAAATAGCCAGAAATCTTTTCAGCTTCATTTAAGCTTAAAATGATAAATTGACCTGCAACCTTTTATGGCCTTTAGGGTTTTATTTTCCTGTTGATATAGAGGCGACCTAAAAGAGGAGGTTTATTTTGCCAAACGGAACTATCAGTTATGCCAATTGGGCTTTGATTTTGGGGGCGTCCAGCGGCTTTGGCGCGGCGACGGCCCGGGTGCTGGCCCACCGGGGAATGAACATTGTGGGCATTCATTTAGATTCCAAAGCCACGCTGCCCAATGCCCAGGCGGTACAGGCCGAGGTGGAAGACGCCGGGCGGCAGGCTATTTTTATTAATATGAACGCAGCCAGCCAGGAAAAACGGGCCAAAGCTATTGAGCGCATGCTGGAAGCAAATGTTAAGGTAAAGGTGATGCTACACTCACTGGCGTTTGGTTCGCTCAAACCGATGGTGGGCGCAACCCGCGAAGAAAGCCTGGACCAGAAGAATATTGAAATGACCCTGGACGTGATGGCCAACAGCCTGGTATACTGGGTGCAGGATTTGGCCTGGGCCAATCTTTTTGCCGACGACGCCCGCATTTTTTCAATGACCAGTGAGGGCAACGAGCGGGTGATGCTCAGTTATGGCGCGGTGAGCGCGGCCAAGGTAGCTCTGCAAAGTTATACGCGCCAGTTAGCGGTAGAACTGGCTCCCCGCAATATTAAGATCAATTGCATTCAGGCCGGCGTCACCGATACCCCGGCCCTGCGGGCCATCCCCGGCAATGAAGAGTGGGTTGAACTCTCGCGGCGGCGCAATCCTTTTAATCGTTTGACCACGCCGGACGATGTGGCCCACGCCATTTACGAGATTTCCCGTCCCGGCGCGTGCTGGATGACGGGCAACGTGATTCGCGTGGACGGCGGCGAGTTTATTGTGCCCTAAACGGGCTTAAAACGAACCAAACACAAAACACCCCATCAGAAGAGAGGGGTGTTTTTTTGTTTCAAGGGGAACAGAACGACGCGCACAGCGGAACAACAGTAATGAGGTTGTGATTTTTTAGAAAACGATTATGATTCTTGGAGATGGGGCAGGCATTGGGCCAGCCCCAGATCTAAACATAGACAAGGAGAAAAAACAATGAATCAAATTCGGTTGTTGGTATGGCTTGGCGGTTTGGCAGCGGCGGTATTGTTTCTGCCGGGATGCGGCGCAGACCAAAGTGCCCCGCCGGGCGGAAACACGTTTGCCGATCCCTTTGCTTATTGCGCGGCGGTGGGCACAATTGATGCGCCTGATACGGGTTATACCGGCCCGGAGGTGCCCGAAGCGGTGATCAACAGGCTACGGGAAAAACTGGATATGGCCGATGACGCCCCGGCAGAGTGGCTTAGTGAAGGCACCGCCTGGCGTTGTATGGACGGCCAGGTGTGGGCCTGTTTTGTGGGGGCCAATTTGCCATGCACGGCCAAAGCAAACACCAGCCGCACCCCCACCGCCGAAATGACGGATTTTTGCCGGGAGAATCCCAATGCCGACGTTGTTCCGGCGGCAGTTACGGGCCGCGAGACTGTGTACGAATGGCGCTGTAAGGACGGCGCGCCCGAAGTTGTGAAACAACTGGTTGAACCGGATGCGCAGGGGTTTTTATCAAATATCTGGTACGAGATTCAGCCTGAGTAATTGGGCCGGGTTGAATTAATAATGTAATCAGGGCAATCTACTCCCAAATTCACCGCAGAGGCACAGAGAACGCAGAATTTTTTCTCCGCGATCTCTGCGCCTCGGCGGTGAGACAATATTTATCCCCAAACTGAATTGCTCCCAATTGTTTGTTGATTATTGAGCAATGGCCAGACGTTAAACGCTTCGTCACGTTCCTAAAAGCTCGCCGGCAGGAGCGAGGGGCCGAATTTCGTTTTGCCGTGGTGGCCTCGCAGCCGGCCACTTACGGCATTTCCCACCTGTACCAGGCGTTGGTCAGCGACCTGCCGGAAGAGGTGCGGGTATTTCGGAGTATGGCCGAAGCCCGGCAATGGTTGGCGAACAAAGAGTGAGCGGGCGGAATCAGCCTGCCACTCGAATAGCCCCGGCCTCAAAATTTCCCCTCATTTGGTGGTTACTGCTCAGACATTTTTGAATTAATTTTGTAATCCATCCTCCCAAAATTTTTCCCCCAACAAAAACAATAAATTAACGGCTTTAAGCTAAATTTAAGTTTATTTTGAGCTTTACTTAAAGGCACACCAGGCGAATACGTGATATGATAAATTCAAAAATCCGGCCTGAAGAAGAGAGAACATAATCTCATCCAGATGTCTCAGCCAGGCACATTTTACAAAAACTTAGAAAAAGGATTAGAGGTAACCATGAAAAAACAAATTATTTTACCGCTTGTATTGTTCTTACTGCTCCTGCCGGGATTGGCAGGCTGCGGTGCGATGACTGCGCCATTTGAGGCGATGTTGCCCAATCAAACGATATTACCGGCCGAGGCAACGCCGCCGGTTTCAGATACACCGGCCACTACCGCGCCGGCTCTCTCCCAAAATGAGGCTTTAGCCGCAATTGAAGGTTCGTTAGAGAATATTTACACCCAGGTCAATCCTGCGGTCGTCAGCATTCAAGTGACCCAAAAAGAAGAAGCTCCGGCGATGCCGCAGTTTCCCGGTTTTCCCTTTTTCTTTGGGCCACAAACGCCTCAGTCACAAGCCCCCCAGGAGTTCTATCGCCATGGGGCCGGTTCCGGCTTTGTGTGGGATAAACAAGGGCATATTGTCACCAATAATCACGTGATTGACGGGGCCGATAAAATCACTGTCACTTTTGCCGACGAGACCATAGCTTCTGCCAAAGTAGTTGGCACAGATCCCGACAGCGACCTGGCCGTGCTCAAGGTTGACCTGCCGGCCGCGCAGTTACAGCCGGTAGAAATGGGCGACTCTACACAGGTTAAAGTGGGGCAGTTGGCGGTGG encodes:
- a CDS encoding trypsin-like peptidase domain-containing protein; this translates as MKKQIILPLVLFLLLLPGLAGCGAMTAPFEAMLPNQTILPAEATPPVSDTPATTAPALSQNEALAAIEGSLENIYTQVNPAVVSIQVTQKEEAPAMPQFPGFPFFFGPQTPQSQAPQEFYRHGAGSGFVWDKQGHIVTNNHVIDGADKITVTFADETIASAKVVGTDPDSDLAVLKVDLPAAQLQPVEMGDSTQVKVGQLAVAIGNPFGLENTMTVGFVSALERLLPVSAGAEGALLNQGPRFTIPEIIQTDAPINPGNSGGVLVNDRGQVIGVTAAIESPVRASVGVGFAIPSAIVQKVVPALIKDGHYRHSWLGLSGISLNPELAQAMNLKADQ
- a CDS encoding SDR family oxidoreductase: MILGASSGFGAATARVLAHRGMNIVGIHLDSKATLPNAQAVQAEVEDAGRQAIFINMNAASQEKRAKAIERMLEANVKVKVMLHSLAFGSLKPMVGATREESLDQKNIEMTLDVMANSLVYWVQDLAWANLFADDARIFSMTSEGNERVMLSYGAVSAAKVALQSYTRQLAVELAPRNIKINCIQAGVTDTPALRAIPGNEEWVELSRRRNPFNRLTTPDDVAHAIYEISRPGACWMTGNVIRVDGGEFIVP
- a CDS encoding IclR family transcriptional regulator, which produces MQASSLHPSYHIESLARGLAVLSEFSEEKPALSLTDVSHRLQLNKTTTLRLLSTLEALGYLERDQQTKLYRPGLEVLRLGFVVLNSLEVRQVAAPFLRQLVDEVQETVNMAVLDNHEVIIIDRVGSKHLVNVYRPVGSRLPAYCTSTGKAMLAFLPPEQLETILAASTWERYTEHTLLAPEALKENLALIRERGFSDSDGEMIPELRDVSAPIRQHDGQVVAAVNISAPVHRVSYQKLVDEFGPKVMATGRKISEALGYRAK